The following DNA comes from Vairimorpha necatrix chromosome 5, complete sequence.
CTAAAGTACAGGGGACTTTATAGTCCCCAAGCCACTTTACCACAGCCTCGTCGAACTCgtctttattaaaaatttctaatttggaaatattttcaagaTATTCTAAATATTCTTGACATATTTCATCATAATCAATAAATCTTACTGCGTCAACAACCCCAAGGCAAAAAAGCATCAAGTCAAATTCTTTACAGTCAAAATTCGAGAAATCTCTAATTTGTTCTGTTTTAATCCACTTTTTCACTGTATTTGTAAACTTCTTTATATTTGCAATTTGTTTGTAATTgtctaaatttaataaattcatGATTTCTTCATTTGTGTAATCTTCTGGATATTTACAAATCAAATCCactgtatttttataatcaaaaagATCTTCTTTATCAAAAACATGGACAGAATATTTAgacttatttataatttcactagaaaaatattcccTGTTAAAAATTAGACTTAGTAAAAAACCTCTTTGAATTTTCAATTTGTCATTTAAATATGTCAAAGAATCTAAAAgattcttaaaaatattcatatttGTGTTTTGGCATTCACAAAGCGGCATTTTTGTGTCTACtgaatttatctttttgataaaatcaaatttcttaatataCTTGAGAGCATCTTCTAAATCTTTATTGGttattttatgtttgtttaaaacaaatttaaggATTTCATTTggattttcaaaattttcatcgatttgtttaaaattgtCTACGATCTgaaaaatgcaaaaatttTCTGGGTTGATTTTGTCaagattaattttataaaaacttaatttGTCATCacaataatttaaaagaattttgaattcttcaaaatttttaacattgtaattttctaaatttatgtGTAAATTTGTACTATTTTCTGCAAGATTATCTATGTTGTTTtctaaaacattttttttatttttcaaaatttcctctaataaaaaaatttctataaatttcaaatctTTGTTTATGCAAAATGGAATTTTTTGGTAAATTTTACACAAAATTTTCCACTTTGTTGTTATCAAAACAGGAATTTCAATCTCAAcaattttatcataaatcTCTTCTATTTGACCTAAACAGTCCATTATAACatacaaatatttcaaaacaatatttgagttatatttaaaaaattcaattttactcaaaaaatattttctattttcttctttaagAGTCTCTGGACTATTTCTTAcaataaaagtaaaaattttaagtgAAAGCAATAAATCTTCTTTCCAATCTAAAACtttgtaaattttacttattaagttttctaattttacaaattttttgtaaataattttgtcTGTTTTGTACGAGTGGtcttctataaatttaataagcCAGACTGACAAAACATCAGTCAAGTTTTTAGAATCAGAATtgatgatttttaatagcAAATCTGAAGAAAGATTTCTTATTTCAGTATTTgaagaattaaaatgttttatgaGCGAATTCTTGATCattatattgtttaaagaaatagaaGGATCGTCTATGTTTATTAGATCATTAAGTCCTTGTATTATAAGCTTC
Coding sequences within:
- a CDS encoding E3 ubiquitin-protein ligase listerin (LTN1), whose product is MNPFETSSIFNSQLYESVNKLNKNSEKLIIQGLNDLINIDDPSISLNNIMIKNSLIKHFNSSNTEIRNLSSDLLLKIINSDSKNLTDVLSVWLIKFIEDHSYKTDKIIYKKFVKLENLISKIYKVLDWKEDLLLSLKIFTFIVRNSPETLKEENRKYFLSKIEFFKYNSNIVLKYLYVIMDCLGQIEEIYDKIVEIEIPVLITTKWKILCKIYQKIPFCINKDLKFIEIFLLEEILKNKKNVLENNIDNLAENSTNLHINLENYNVKNFEEFKILLNYCDDKLSFYKINLDKINPENFCIFQIVDNFKQIDENFENPNEILKFVLNKHKITNKDLEDALKYIKKFDFIKKINSVDTKMPLCECQNTNMNIFKNLLDSLTYLNDKLKIQRGFLLSLIFNREYFSSEIINKSKYSVHVFDKEDLFDYKNTVDLICKYPEDYTNEEIMNLLNLDNYKQIANIKKFTNTVKKWIKTEQIRDFSNFDCKEFDLMLFCLGVVDAVRFIDYDEICQEYLEYLENISKLEIFNKDEFDEAVVKWLGDYKVPCTLEYNDSYFTDIEYFYENVELKKSQNLEIQFIRKFYRENLVNDFDFIIYRLCNVILNIKEETNNKNRCETKLNLKINNFFLYKVYRDLGINVEEPFSRNKDIEKLIEGEIDEIKGQNDGHVINSKNPKIIDQQILRGLIVEVPTTSYLSDESLEIFVDYLKDNFEKRDFPEYILEDINLENSEKRFNIYEPVLDLMCKKYAESLEETYKFLVLTEGTETEDRSNYLIRDLPHESSQFPNIFIETLMKIRNLNLIFFIEKILTKSQSLSFTYLLNSSYPKYQKKLIFLFPALYRKYSKPTNADIKNATTKENLLIKNIRDLILEETNNIDENIKCSKIIKSSGIRINFKYQVEENDFDCEIFFPPSYPLVSPDFTTNVEKNSLLNLKISKLLSRTSNFVELLKIWRNNVDQKSKGVQECYICYFILHLQDGSFPEFECFHCSHKFHTKCIQKWFYGYKKTNCPLCRKELAFL